A genome region from Capillibacterium thermochitinicola includes the following:
- a CDS encoding glutaminyl-peptide cyclotransferase, protein MLIWLVFFNPLNCFPCITGINSPSGLVYYTYRILDRLPHDPQAFTQGLIYHDGYFYESTGLYGKSSLRQVNPGDGRVLRQVELAKTYFGEGIALCNDRIYQLTWRERRAFVYDCATFNLLQTFTYDNEGWGLTYDGKYLIMSDGSAILTFLDPETFTPVRKLSVQCNGKPIVHLNELEYINGKIFANVWLTDFIAIINPATGEVTGWLDLSGLLDPKTHPGRTVDVLNGIAYDEQGDRLFVTGKLWPYIFVIKIEEENFPKVPVNILFKQHQPKENSKGSTSQISAHCFKPSSNYASEKLINE, encoded by the coding sequence ATGCTAATTTGGTTAGTATTCTTTAACCCGTTGAATTGCTTTCCCTGTATAACCGGAATTAATTCTCCTTCCGGGCTGGTTTATTATACCTACCGGATTTTGGACCGTCTCCCCCACGACCCCCAGGCCTTTACCCAAGGTTTAATCTATCACGACGGTTATTTTTACGAAAGCACCGGTTTGTACGGAAAATCCTCTCTACGCCAGGTCAATCCCGGCGACGGAAGAGTTTTACGCCAGGTTGAACTGGCGAAAACCTATTTTGGCGAAGGGATTGCCCTGTGTAACGACCGAATTTACCAGTTGACTTGGCGGGAGCGCCGTGCGTTTGTTTATGACTGCGCTACTTTTAATTTGCTTCAGACTTTTACATACGATAATGAAGGATGGGGACTCACCTATGATGGAAAGTACCTGATTATGAGTGATGGCTCCGCCATTCTCACTTTTCTTGATCCGGAAACCTTTACTCCGGTGCGGAAACTTTCTGTGCAATGCAATGGAAAACCTATTGTCCACCTAAACGAGCTGGAATATATCAACGGGAAAATCTTCGCCAATGTCTGGCTGACCGATTTTATTGCCATCATCAACCCCGCCACCGGCGAAGTCACTGGTTGGCTTGATTTATCCGGACTTTTGGACCCGAAGACCCATCCTGGCCGTACCGTCGATGTCCTTAACGGGATTGCCTATGATGAACAAGGAGACCGCTTGTTTGTAACCGGGAAACTTTGGCCGTATATCTTTGTGATCAAGATTGAGGAAGAAAACTTCCCCAAAGTCCCCGTTAATATCCTGTTCAAACAGCATCAACCGAAAGAAAACTCCAAAGGTTCTACCAGCCAGATTTCAGCTCATTGTTTCAAACCTTCATCTAACTACGCTTCGGAAAAATTAATCAATGAATAA